The proteins below come from a single Candidatus Eisenbacteria bacterium genomic window:
- a CDS encoding Gldg family protein has protein sequence MGRLASLLGLLGLVFFGFGLGARLILGLSEPLIWLHLIVGALLIVAYLTFGFESFRGLLGQRSTRYGAGAAVYSVLFIALVAGANYLGHRHHKRWDVSEGGIYTLSPQTTKVVQNLKDDVTMTAFVEGGINPGLESLLESYTYVNPGHVKMRLVDPDKEPALVDQMKITTAPSVNLQYGNESFVVTQPSEETITNGLIRVSRSTKKVVYFVEGFGQANTTAEDDPKGYSQAKLALQQENYEIKTLLLPSTDKVPDDASVVVIAGVGQPFTETAIAALDGYLKRGGHLFVLVGPRQGDEKLATFLAGWGAKLGNDVVLDQEVRLFEGPRVGMQPLAKEYGAHPITQGFRDYTVYPQVRSVEPDAAGKKGLSAVTLVKTSASSWAETSVDDVFTKGIARLDDTDKKGPVSIAVAVTAKLKDMGIEPPPPAEGQKAPDEARLVVFGTPRFADNQEITQSRLNGDLFLNAVGWLVGQEELVSIRSRTVRASRADFTQSQAGRLFYLSVLIIPELLVALGIAVWWRRRNG, from the coding sequence ATGGGCCGTCTCGCCTCCCTGCTCGGCCTCCTGGGCCTCGTCTTCTTCGGCTTCGGCCTCGGCGCGCGCCTGATCCTCGGGCTGAGCGAGCCCCTCATCTGGCTCCACCTCATCGTCGGTGCGCTCCTCATCGTCGCCTACCTCACCTTCGGCTTCGAGAGCTTCCGCGGCCTGCTCGGCCAGCGCTCGACGCGCTACGGGGCGGGCGCGGCCGTCTACTCCGTCCTCTTCATCGCGCTCGTCGCGGGCGCGAACTACCTCGGGCATCGCCACCACAAGCGCTGGGACGTGTCCGAAGGCGGCATCTACACGCTCTCGCCGCAGACGACCAAGGTCGTCCAGAACCTCAAGGACGACGTCACGATGACAGCCTTCGTCGAGGGCGGCATCAACCCGGGGCTCGAATCGCTGCTCGAGAGCTACACGTACGTGAACCCGGGTCACGTGAAGATGCGGCTCGTCGACCCGGACAAGGAGCCGGCGCTCGTCGATCAGATGAAGATCACGACGGCGCCCTCGGTGAACCTCCAGTACGGCAACGAATCCTTCGTCGTGACGCAGCCGTCCGAGGAGACGATCACCAACGGCCTCATCCGCGTCTCGCGCAGCACGAAGAAGGTCGTGTACTTCGTCGAGGGCTTCGGCCAGGCCAACACCACGGCCGAGGACGATCCCAAGGGCTACTCGCAGGCGAAGCTCGCCCTCCAGCAGGAGAACTACGAGATCAAGACGCTGCTCCTGCCGTCGACCGACAAGGTCCCCGACGACGCCAGCGTGGTCGTGATCGCGGGCGTGGGGCAGCCCTTCACCGAGACCGCCATCGCCGCGCTCGACGGGTATCTGAAGCGCGGCGGGCATCTCTTCGTCCTGGTCGGGCCGCGTCAGGGCGACGAGAAGCTCGCCACCTTCCTCGCGGGCTGGGGCGCCAAGCTCGGCAACGACGTGGTCCTCGATCAGGAGGTCCGGCTCTTCGAAGGCCCGCGCGTCGGCATGCAGCCGCTCGCCAAGGAGTACGGCGCGCATCCGATCACGCAGGGCTTCCGCGACTACACGGTCTACCCGCAGGTGCGCTCGGTCGAGCCCGACGCGGCCGGCAAGAAGGGCCTCTCCGCCGTCACGCTCGTCAAGACGAGCGCGTCGAGCTGGGCGGAGACGTCGGTCGACGACGTCTTCACCAAGGGCATCGCCCGCCTGGACGACACGGACAAGAAGGGCCCGGTGTCGATCGCGGTCGCGGTGACGGCGAAGCTGAAGGACATGGGCATCGAGCCGCCGCCGCCGGCGGAGGGCCAGAAGGCTCCGGACGAAGCGCGCCTGGTCGTCTTCGGCACGCCGCGCTTTGCGGACAACCAGGAGATCACGCAGTCCCGTCTCAACGGCGACCTCTTCCTCAACGCCGTCGGCTGGCTCGTCGGCCAGGAAGAGCTGGTGTCGATCCGTAGCCGCACCGTGCGCGCGTCCCGGGCCGACTTCACCCAGAGCCAGGCCGGCCGGCTGTTCTACCTCTCCGTCCTCATCATCCCGGAGCTGCTGGTCGCCCTCGGCATCGCGGTGTGGTGGCGGCGGAGAAACGGGTGA